The following coding sequences are from one Sphingomonadaceae bacterium OTU29LAMAA1 window:
- a CDS encoding alpha/beta hydrolase, whose amino-acid sequence MVPALAGRVRLVSVDQRGVLRSDALPTGTKVTVDDLIADFEAVRSALAVPRWHVVGHSFGGMVALRYALAHQNRVQRLILECPSIDLSSSFRWLCAAAAQLLNGTEPAKALHATRLADPSTPLDDGFISQMDEVLATLGGRRQDLYVSNPRNRDIFSRLAATAGLSEARWRQGAVPGKSLLAQTSTRRPMLSAIDQWNGPLLLIRGDGDHVTSPAELVAVAQAGGKIVTVPDAGHFVHVEQPSALAKLLSQ is encoded by the coding sequence ATGGTACCCGCGCTGGCTGGCAGGGTTCGGTTAGTCAGCGTGGACCAGCGCGGCGTCCTTCGCTCCGACGCGCTTCCTACCGGTACAAAGGTGACGGTCGACGATCTTATCGCCGATTTCGAGGCTGTTCGGAGTGCACTAGCAGTGCCGCGTTGGCACGTGGTGGGGCACAGCTTCGGCGGCATGGTCGCTCTACGCTATGCACTGGCGCACCAGAACCGCGTGCAGCGTCTGATACTGGAATGCCCATCCATCGATCTTTCCAGCTCGTTCCGCTGGCTGTGCGCCGCGGCAGCGCAGCTTCTAAACGGAACTGAGCCAGCGAAGGCGTTGCATGCGACACGACTGGCGGACCCGTCCACTCCTCTGGACGACGGCTTCATCAGCCAGATGGATGAGGTGCTTGCGACGCTGGGTGGGAGGCGGCAGGACCTCTACGTCAGCAACCCGCGAAACCGTGACATCTTCTCACGCCTTGCTGCGACCGCTGGCCTTTCGGAGGCCCGTTGGAGGCAGGGCGCCGTTCCCGGCAAGTCGCTGCTGGCGCAAACCTCGACGCGCCGCCCGATGCTATCTGCCATCGACCAGTGGAATGGGCCGCTGCTTTTGATCCGTGGCGATGGTGACCACGTCACCAGCCCAGCGGAACTCGTCGCCGTTGCACAAGCGGGCGGAAAGATCGTCACCGTTCCCGATGCAGGGCACTTCGTCCACGTCGAACAGCCTAGCGCGTTGGCGAAGCTTCTTTCGCAGTAG
- a CDS encoding enoyl-CoA hydratase/isomerase family protein: MNEVLLDRHGDVAVITLNRPDQGNAINAALARSLLETVLACAADATVRCVLLTGSGRMFCVGGDVKAFAAAGGDTPALVTELTTFLHAAIVGLLRMDKPLVTAINGAAAGAGFSLAIMGDVALASSASSFSTAYGLIGLTPDAGTSWLLPRLVGLRRAQEIALTNRRLDATEAVSIGLVTRAVDAAALFDAAMALAAGLAASSVTALASTRELLFSSYGATLEEQLGSEARMIARSAGSEEAQALLQKFAGQGRSS; this comes from the coding sequence GTGAACGAAGTTCTGCTCGATCGGCACGGCGACGTCGCCGTCATCACACTGAACCGTCCGGATCAGGGTAACGCCATTAACGCGGCTCTGGCACGGTCCCTCCTCGAAACCGTGCTGGCATGCGCAGCCGACGCGACCGTGCGATGTGTGCTGCTGACCGGCTCCGGACGGATGTTCTGCGTCGGCGGGGACGTGAAGGCGTTCGCGGCGGCGGGAGGCGACACACCGGCCCTAGTCACCGAGCTGACGACGTTCCTTCATGCCGCAATCGTCGGATTGTTGCGGATGGACAAGCCGCTGGTCACCGCGATCAACGGTGCCGCCGCCGGCGCCGGTTTCAGCCTGGCGATCATGGGCGATGTCGCGCTCGCGAGCAGTGCGAGTTCGTTTTCGACGGCCTACGGGCTGATCGGCCTGACCCCGGATGCAGGGACGAGCTGGCTTCTGCCACGGCTGGTCGGCCTGCGCCGAGCCCAGGAGATCGCGTTGACCAACCGGCGGCTGGACGCGACGGAGGCCGTATCGATCGGTCTGGTGACACGCGCAGTCGATGCTGCGGCGCTGTTCGACGCGGCGATGGCGCTCGCCGCAGGGCTCGCGGCATCGTCCGTGACGGCGCTCGCGAGTACCAGGGAGCTATTGTTTTCCAGCTACGGGGCGACCCTGGAAGAACAGCTGGGCAGCGAGGCGCGCATGATCGCGCGGTCGGCAGGATCAGAGGAAGCGCAGGCTCTGCTCCAGAAGTTTGCCGGGCAGGGCAGGTCTTCATGA
- a CDS encoding LytTR family DNA-binding domain-containing protein, whose amino-acid sequence MADRALSVLIVDDEAPARRLLRVLCAEADLHVAGEADCGEAALEAVRDRPVDILFLDIAMPGIGGMETARRLPRDHQAPATIFTTAFTAHALAAFDVGAIDYLLKPIEPDRLTVALTRARAFLAGRSAGIATVEDHLWVSHRGDLVRVDLAVVERVEAERDYVRLHVEGRSHLLRETMENIVARLPAPLFRRIHRSTIVRRDLIAGLRHEGGGVWSVVLADGATLRIGRSYLEDVREI is encoded by the coding sequence ATGGCTGACCGCGCGCTCTCGGTACTGATAGTCGATGACGAGGCGCCGGCGCGCCGCCTGCTGAGGGTGCTATGCGCGGAGGCGGACCTGCATGTCGCGGGCGAGGCTGATTGCGGCGAGGCGGCGCTGGAGGCCGTGCGCGATCGGCCCGTCGACATCCTGTTCCTTGACATCGCCATGCCCGGGATCGGCGGCATGGAAACGGCCCGGCGGCTGCCGCGCGATCATCAGGCGCCGGCGACCATCTTCACCACCGCGTTCACGGCGCATGCGCTCGCCGCGTTCGATGTGGGCGCGATCGATTACCTGCTCAAGCCGATCGAGCCGGACAGGCTGACCGTGGCGCTGACCCGTGCGCGCGCCTTTCTGGCCGGACGTTCCGCCGGCATCGCAACGGTCGAGGACCATCTGTGGGTGTCGCACCGGGGCGATCTGGTGCGCGTCGATCTCGCTGTGGTTGAGCGGGTCGAGGCCGAGCGGGACTATGTGCGCTTGCATGTCGAAGGCCGATCGCACCTCCTGCGCGAGACCATGGAGAACATCGTCGCGCGCCTCCCCGCACCGCTGTTCCGGCGCATCCACCGATCGACGATCGTCCGGCGTGACCTCATCGCCGGCCTGCGACACGAGGGTGGCGGTGTCTGGTCCGTCGTCCTCGCCGATGGAGCGACGCTCCGTATCGGCCGCAGCTACCTCGAAGATGTGCGCGAAATATGA
- a CDS encoding RNA-directed DNA polymerase, which translates to MDGSEEQEVDYVLDPAFWEKGQALGFPIRFELVLKHLRQDMRDDWYFDCLQYDDLFKDPDESKRIIMSLLQEGNGIYRGTRSVVRNIPKKGYGERYGLETDFFDRFVYQAICSFLIPFYDPLLGHRVLSYRHEPRPRNPKYLFKAKIERWFTFEGVTLTFRRSGRHLLITDLSNFYENVSRAQIVEALDGMVSRIAATGPEKLQIRNAIGTLDRLLGKWTFSGDHGLPQNRDASAFLSNVLLSCVDREMTGRGYDYYRYVDDIRIIADSELQARRALQELIRQLRSVGLNINANKTEILPPDVQATKLAEYFPSQDSSTAAIDQMWRSRSRRIITKSVTYIFDILTKCIADGDSQTRKFRFAVNRVAQIVESGLFDVGDALSKDLLDALSRSLSEHAVTTDQYCKLIATLDGEGRCLPALEQFLLAEDGAIHDWQNYNIWMLLATRRHRSDELVSLADRKLREDVRSGEAAAILIWLRCVGERELIGRCIGQFDRLPYQNARYLLIASSMLEEEQLRPLHGQVGVCLKGTGQRAERHCNADGLPFAMRERVDLLDLVDEIGGYD; encoded by the coding sequence ATGGACGGCAGCGAGGAGCAGGAGGTCGACTACGTCTTAGATCCGGCCTTCTGGGAGAAGGGCCAGGCGCTCGGCTTCCCGATCCGGTTCGAGCTGGTGCTCAAACATCTCCGTCAGGATATGCGTGACGACTGGTACTTCGACTGCCTGCAGTATGACGACCTGTTCAAGGATCCCGACGAGTCCAAGCGGATCATCATGTCGCTCCTCCAGGAGGGGAACGGCATTTACCGCGGAACGCGCAGCGTGGTCCGCAACATCCCGAAGAAGGGCTACGGCGAGCGGTACGGGCTCGAGACCGACTTCTTCGACCGCTTCGTCTATCAGGCAATCTGCAGCTTCCTGATCCCGTTCTACGACCCGCTGCTTGGCCACCGCGTGCTGAGCTATCGCCATGAGCCGCGGCCCCGGAACCCGAAGTACCTGTTCAAGGCCAAGATCGAGCGCTGGTTCACATTCGAGGGCGTGACCCTGACATTTCGACGTTCCGGCCGGCACCTGCTGATCACCGACCTCAGCAACTTTTACGAGAACGTCTCGCGCGCGCAGATCGTGGAGGCGCTCGACGGGATGGTGTCCCGCATCGCTGCGACCGGACCGGAGAAGCTCCAGATCCGCAACGCGATCGGCACCCTCGACCGGCTGCTCGGGAAGTGGACGTTCAGCGGCGACCACGGGCTGCCCCAGAACCGCGACGCGTCGGCCTTCCTGTCCAACGTCCTGCTGTCGTGCGTCGACCGTGAGATGACCGGTAGGGGCTACGACTACTACCGCTACGTCGACGACATCAGGATCATCGCAGATTCGGAACTTCAGGCCCGACGTGCGCTGCAGGAACTGATCAGGCAATTGAGGTCAGTGGGCCTGAACATCAACGCCAATAAGACCGAGATTCTTCCGCCGGACGTGCAGGCCACCAAGCTGGCCGAATACTTCCCGTCCCAGGACAGCTCGACCGCCGCGATCGACCAGATGTGGCGGTCCCGCAGCCGACGGATCATCACCAAATCGGTGACCTACATCTTCGACATCCTGACGAAGTGCATCGCGGACGGCGACTCGCAGACGCGGAAGTTCCGGTTCGCCGTCAACCGGGTGGCGCAGATTGTGGAGTCTGGTCTGTTCGACGTTGGCGACGCGCTATCCAAGGACCTGCTCGACGCGCTGTCGCGATCGTTGTCCGAGCATGCCGTCACGACCGACCAGTATTGCAAGTTGATCGCGACGCTCGACGGGGAGGGGCGCTGCCTACCCGCGCTGGAACAATTCCTCCTGGCGGAGGACGGGGCGATCCACGACTGGCAGAACTACAATATCTGGATGCTGCTCGCGACGAGGAGACACCGCTCCGACGAACTCGTCTCTCTAGCCGACCGCAAGCTCCGGGAGGACGTCAGGTCGGGAGAGGCCGCCGCCATCCTGATCTGGCTGCGATGCGTCGGTGAGCGGGAGCTGATAGGAAGGTGCATCGGGCAGTTCGATCGCCTGCCGTACCAGAACGCCCGCTATCTTCTGATCGCGTCCTCTATGCTCGAAGAGGAGCAGCTCCGGCCGCTTCACGGACAGGTGGGGGTCTGCCTAAAGGGCACCGGCCAACGGGCCGAGCGCCACTGCAACGCGGACGGGCTTCCGTTCGCGATGCGGGAGCGCGTTGACCTTCTGGATCTCGTTGACGAGATCGGCGGCTATGATTGA
- a CDS encoding DNA polymerase: protein MLFLRDFTGGGGERFWWLEDGGLIETDASSVVAFAGIVVCHDFWMIRDALFDATGTLPGAIVDVDEFRISVSGLPADRLDREKRDVTAQLDRFGAEPQVREAYRRMFNRGLPFDPEVAASAATAIGAMYLSLCTQARVDGEFERFFSIEVPVHRALQLAMSAGIAIDAAGLSEMRSRAEHDYFVCLKGYSDRHDMPLETPSRSALEGRLLADDFDLDQVSVEYVLEFVPHDRDFGRDTRDLLALDATRQVLNSLTLASRVVRPVVDVFGSRTSRVQLRSPGLQNVPKRYRSIVAPHEGMELGYVDFEQFEVGIMAALSGDEELKRLYAAGDMYDLFANEHLGLAGRRDAAKQLFLSYAYGMSRKALVDAAVALGVERERAKAAFRLFGSYEEWKRSVWAGFRRDGRVSSILGNHYRRVGNGQLTGKEQRSAVSQVVQGTASLIFKRALMAAASLDDVRIVLPMHDALLFEYRTAGTPPRVVEAFETAMTDVLGGLVTGKASVGAFVAS from the coding sequence ATGCTGTTCCTCAGAGACTTTACCGGCGGTGGAGGGGAGCGCTTCTGGTGGCTGGAGGACGGCGGTCTAATCGAGACCGACGCCTCCAGCGTCGTCGCCTTCGCCGGGATCGTGGTGTGTCACGACTTCTGGATGATCCGCGACGCCCTGTTCGACGCGACGGGGACGCTGCCCGGCGCGATCGTCGATGTGGACGAGTTCCGCATCTCGGTCAGCGGGCTGCCCGCCGACCGGCTGGACCGGGAGAAGCGGGACGTCACGGCGCAGCTCGATCGGTTCGGAGCGGAGCCGCAGGTCCGCGAAGCGTATCGGCGGATGTTCAACCGGGGCCTGCCGTTCGACCCGGAGGTCGCGGCCAGTGCCGCGACCGCGATCGGGGCCATGTACCTGTCGCTGTGCACGCAGGCGAGAGTCGACGGCGAGTTCGAGCGGTTCTTCTCTATCGAGGTCCCCGTCCATCGGGCGCTGCAGCTCGCGATGTCGGCGGGCATCGCGATCGACGCCGCCGGACTGTCGGAGATGCGGTCGCGTGCGGAGCACGACTACTTCGTCTGCCTGAAGGGCTACTCGGACAGGCACGACATGCCGCTCGAGACGCCGAGCAGGTCCGCCCTCGAAGGCCGGCTCCTCGCGGACGACTTCGACCTGGACCAGGTCTCCGTCGAGTACGTGCTGGAGTTCGTGCCGCACGATCGCGATTTCGGCCGTGACACAAGGGATCTGCTCGCGCTCGACGCGACGAGGCAGGTGCTCAACTCTTTGACGCTGGCCAGCCGTGTCGTGCGGCCCGTCGTGGACGTGTTCGGCTCGCGTACGTCGCGGGTCCAACTGCGGAGCCCCGGTCTCCAGAACGTGCCCAAGCGCTACCGATCGATCGTCGCACCGCACGAAGGCATGGAGCTGGGCTACGTGGACTTCGAGCAGTTCGAGGTCGGCATCATGGCCGCCCTGTCCGGCGACGAGGAGCTGAAGCGGCTGTACGCGGCTGGCGACATGTACGACCTCTTCGCGAACGAGCATCTGGGCCTCGCGGGCCGTCGCGATGCCGCCAAGCAGCTGTTCCTGTCCTACGCCTACGGGATGAGCCGCAAGGCCCTGGTGGACGCTGCCGTCGCGCTCGGTGTCGAGCGGGAGCGGGCCAAGGCCGCATTCAGGCTGTTTGGCAGTTACGAGGAATGGAAGCGGTCGGTCTGGGCGGGTTTCCGCCGCGACGGCCGGGTGTCGTCCATCCTCGGCAACCACTACCGCCGGGTCGGGAACGGGCAGCTGACCGGGAAAGAGCAGAGGTCGGCTGTCAGCCAAGTGGTGCAGGGAACGGCCTCGCTGATCTTCAAGCGGGCGCTAATGGCGGCGGCCTCGCTCGACGACGTGCGGATCGTGCTGCCGATGCATGACGCGCTCCTCTTCGAGTACAGGACCGCCGGGACGCCGCCGAGGGTGGTGGAGGCATTCGAAACCGCCATGACGGACGTGCTCGGGGGCTTGGTGACCGGGAAGGCGTCGGTGGGCGCGTTCGTCGCCTCCTGA
- a CDS encoding enoyl-CoA hydratase/isomerase family protein, whose translation MSDALLTITDGAVGRLRLNRPEALNALNLAICEGMLAALEAWRTDPAVAAVMLDHHEGRGFCAGGDIRMLGESGATDGVAARAFFHTEYRLNHKLFTYAKPTVAFMDGVTMGGGVGIALPCRWRVATENTRFAMPETGIGLFPDVGGGWFLARLPGRIGQFMALTGHRLNGAEAHALGLATHYLPAAAMERAKTAILADPQGIAAVLDGLAVAPPEAVVLAHRADIDRLFAADTLEEVFAALEADDGAFAQAQLAVLRTKSPQAMKVSLRLLYDGGLMQSFADEMAQEYAVASRVVQRHDFLEGVRAVIVDKDNAPRWQPATPAGVTDHVIDQIFAPLLEADAWTPA comes from the coding sequence ATGAGCGACGCCCTGCTGACCATCACCGATGGCGCCGTTGGGCGGCTCCGGCTGAACCGTCCCGAGGCACTGAACGCTCTGAACCTGGCGATTTGCGAGGGGATGCTGGCGGCACTGGAGGCGTGGCGAACCGATCCGGCGGTGGCGGCGGTGATGCTCGACCATCACGAGGGCCGCGGCTTTTGCGCCGGGGGCGACATCCGCATGCTCGGCGAGAGCGGCGCGACCGACGGTGTCGCGGCGCGTGCGTTCTTCCACACCGAATACCGGCTGAACCACAAGCTGTTCACCTATGCCAAGCCGACGGTGGCGTTCATGGACGGAGTGACGATGGGCGGCGGCGTCGGCATCGCCTTGCCGTGCCGCTGGCGGGTCGCGACGGAGAACACGCGGTTTGCGATGCCGGAGACGGGCATCGGCCTGTTCCCCGATGTCGGGGGCGGCTGGTTCCTGGCGCGCCTGCCGGGGCGGATCGGGCAGTTCATGGCGCTGACCGGACATCGACTGAACGGTGCGGAAGCGCACGCGCTGGGGCTCGCCACGCATTATCTGCCCGCCGCCGCGATGGAGCGCGCCAAGACTGCGATCCTTGCCGATCCGCAGGGCATCGCGGCGGTGCTGGACGGGTTGGCCGTCGCGCCACCCGAAGCGGTGGTGCTGGCGCATCGCGCCGACATCGACCGGCTGTTCGCTGCGGACACGCTGGAGGAGGTGTTCGCCGCGCTGGAGGCGGACGATGGCGCGTTCGCGCAGGCACAACTTGCGGTGCTGCGGACCAAAAGTCCGCAGGCGATGAAGGTGTCGCTGCGGCTGCTATACGACGGCGGGCTGATGCAGAGCTTCGCCGACGAGATGGCACAGGAATATGCCGTCGCCAGCCGCGTCGTGCAGCGCCACGACTTCCTCGAAGGCGTGCGGGCGGTGATCGTCGACAAGGACAATGCGCCGCGCTGGCAGCCCGCCACGCCCGCCGGCGTTACCGATCACGTCATCGACCAGATCTTCGCGCCGCTGCTTGAAGCGGACGCGTGGACGCCCGCATAA
- a CDS encoding histidine kinase has protein sequence MHDPAHPAIAVPVPARLALVSITGFWAVWLALVTGRAWVMGWPDQGGMLVRRLGMTLIGLGLAWCLHLTLRRTAAALLPIRAAAAFLTCAPAAMLFAALNSYLFYRWLPVPSVLPDLARWEDGAVLRTAIADGFVTWYFFFAAWAAFLLALGVVGEVRAVERQRAAAETAAHDARLAMLRLQVDPHFLFNALNALAAMVAGGETRAAGAMIRNLAAFFRAGLVENPVADIPLADEVEFQRLYLAIEQARFGDRLSVEINVARSLHGIMLPPLILQPLIENAVKHGLGATTARVTIGICGRCEGGVLQLHVSDRACGTSARATVASWPSTGIGLANVRARLAARFGPGAALTAGPAEGGWETTLSIPMTGTDG, from the coding sequence ATGCACGATCCCGCCCACCCTGCCATCGCCGTTCCGGTGCCCGCCCGCCTTGCTCTGGTCAGCATCACCGGCTTCTGGGCGGTGTGGCTCGCGCTTGTCACTGGCCGGGCGTGGGTCATGGGCTGGCCGGATCAGGGCGGGATGCTGGTCCGCCGGCTCGGCATGACGCTGATCGGCCTAGGGCTTGCCTGGTGCCTCCATCTGACGCTGCGCCGCACGGCGGCGGCGCTGCTGCCGATCCGTGCCGCCGCGGCGTTCCTGACGTGCGCGCCCGCGGCGATGCTGTTCGCCGCGCTCAACAGCTACCTGTTCTATCGCTGGCTGCCCGTTCCCTCTGTGCTGCCCGACCTCGCCCGATGGGAGGACGGGGCGGTGCTGCGGACTGCCATCGCGGACGGTTTCGTCACCTGGTACTTCTTCTTCGCCGCCTGGGCCGCGTTCCTGCTGGCGCTGGGTGTCGTCGGCGAGGTGCGCGCGGTCGAGCGCCAGCGGGCGGCGGCCGAGACCGCCGCGCACGACGCCAGGCTGGCGATGCTGCGGCTGCAGGTCGATCCGCACTTCCTGTTCAACGCCCTCAACGCGCTCGCGGCGATGGTGGCGGGCGGCGAGACCAGAGCAGCCGGCGCCATGATCCGCAACCTGGCGGCGTTCTTTCGGGCAGGTCTGGTCGAGAACCCCGTGGCCGATATCCCGCTCGCCGACGAGGTGGAGTTCCAGCGGCTCTATCTCGCGATCGAGCAGGCCCGTTTCGGCGACCGGCTCTCCGTCGAGATCAACGTTGCCCGATCGCTGCATGGCATCATGCTGCCGCCGCTCATTCTCCAGCCCCTGATCGAGAACGCGGTCAAGCACGGTCTGGGCGCCACCACCGCACGAGTGACGATCGGCATATGCGGCCGGTGCGAAGGCGGGGTACTCCAACTGCACGTGTCCGATCGCGCATGCGGCACCTCTGCGCGGGCGACTGTCGCGTCCTGGCCCTCAACGGGCATCGGCCTGGCCAACGTTAGGGCGCGGCTCGCGGCGCGCTTCGGCCCCGGCGCCGCGCTCACGGCGGGACCGGCCGAGGGCGGGTGGGAGACCACCCTGTCCATTCCGATGACCGGCACCGATGGCTGA
- a CDS encoding acyl-CoA dehydrogenase family protein, with the protein MSARANAIAARVEAFVREIVVPYERDPRCGAHGPAAGLVDALREQARAAGVLTPHILPGGEHLHHAEVAVVLRAAGLSPLGPVAVNVAAPDEGNMYLLGRVASEEQKRRFLDPLVRGEARSAFFMTEPAAEGGAGSDPSMMQTTCERDGNHWVISGRKAFITGADGARVGIVMAKAEEGASMFLVDLPDPAIRIERVLDTIDSSMPGGHAVIAIDRLRVPADQMLGNPGDGFKLAQVRLAPARLTHCMRWLGACTRANEIATDYACRRHAFGKPLVDHEGVGFMLAENLIDLKQAELMIDWCAGVLDGGELGGAESSMAKVAVSEALMRIADRCVQVMGGTGVTGDTIVEQVFREVRAFRIYDGPTEVHKWSLAKKIKRDWKAAS; encoded by the coding sequence ATGAGCGCCCGTGCGAACGCCATCGCCGCCCGCGTGGAAGCCTTCGTGCGCGAGATCGTGGTGCCCTACGAACGCGACCCGCGGTGCGGCGCGCATGGTCCTGCCGCCGGGTTGGTCGATGCATTGCGCGAGCAGGCCCGTGCGGCAGGCGTGCTGACGCCCCACATCCTGCCGGGCGGCGAGCATCTCCATCACGCCGAGGTCGCCGTGGTGCTGCGCGCCGCCGGTCTGTCGCCGCTCGGCCCGGTCGCGGTGAACGTCGCCGCGCCCGACGAAGGCAACATGTATCTGCTCGGCCGGGTGGCGAGCGAGGAACAGAAGCGTCGCTTTCTCGACCCTCTGGTCCGCGGCGAGGCGCGCTCGGCGTTCTTCATGACCGAGCCCGCTGCCGAGGGCGGTGCCGGGTCCGACCCGTCGATGATGCAGACGACCTGCGAGCGCGACGGCAACCATTGGGTGATCAGCGGGCGCAAGGCGTTCATCACCGGCGCGGACGGAGCGCGCGTCGGCATCGTCATGGCGAAGGCGGAAGAAGGCGCGTCGATGTTCCTCGTCGACCTGCCCGATCCCGCCATCCGGATCGAGCGGGTGCTCGACACGATCGACAGTTCGATGCCCGGTGGCCACGCCGTCATCGCGATCGACCGGCTGCGCGTGCCGGCGGACCAGATGCTCGGCAATCCCGGGGACGGCTTCAAGCTCGCGCAGGTGCGCCTCGCCCCGGCACGGCTGACGCACTGCATGCGCTGGCTCGGTGCCTGTACCCGCGCCAACGAAATCGCCACCGATTACGCCTGCCGCCGCCACGCGTTCGGCAAGCCGCTCGTCGACCACGAGGGTGTCGGCTTCATGCTCGCCGAAAACCTGATCGATCTGAAGCAAGCGGAACTGATGATCGACTGGTGCGCCGGCGTGCTCGACGGCGGCGAACTCGGCGGCGCGGAGAGCTCGATGGCGAAGGTCGCGGTGTCCGAGGCGTTGATGCGCATCGCCGATCGCTGCGTGCAGGTGATGGGCGGGACCGGCGTCACCGGCGACACCATCGTCGAGCAGGTGTTCCGCGAAGTCCGTGCCTTCCGGATCTACGACGGGCCGACCGAAGTCCACAAATGGAGCCTCGCCAAGAAGATCAAGCGCGACTGGAAGGCGGCGTCGTGA
- a CDS encoding enoyl-CoA hydratase, with the protein MAEYQTILVERRDRVTLITLDRPEALNALNAQVLDDLLAALAAFDADDSRGCAVLTGSAKAFAAGADIKEMQAMDFAAMYGRNHFSGYERLTATRKPIIAAVAGYALGGGCELAMMCDFILAADSAKFGQPEVKLAVSPGMGGSQRLARAVGKAKAMEMCLTGRMMDAAEAERAGLVSRVIPAADLVEEAVKTAATIAGMAPLAVLANKEMVNAAFETTLAQGVQFERRLFHGLFGTADQTEGMAAFVEKRPGAWRGK; encoded by the coding sequence GTGGCCGAATACCAGACCATCCTCGTCGAGCGGCGCGATCGTGTGACGCTCATCACGCTCGACCGGCCGGAGGCGCTGAATGCCCTCAACGCACAGGTGCTGGACGACCTGCTGGCGGCGCTCGCGGCGTTCGATGCCGACGACTCGCGGGGCTGCGCGGTATTGACCGGCAGCGCCAAGGCGTTCGCGGCGGGGGCGGACATCAAGGAAATGCAGGCGATGGACTTCGCCGCGATGTACGGCCGCAACCACTTCAGCGGCTACGAAAGGCTGACCGCGACGCGCAAGCCGATCATCGCCGCAGTGGCGGGCTACGCGCTGGGCGGCGGATGCGAGCTGGCGATGATGTGCGACTTCATCCTGGCCGCCGACAGCGCGAAGTTCGGCCAGCCCGAGGTGAAGCTGGCGGTCAGCCCCGGCATGGGTGGTTCGCAGCGGCTGGCGCGCGCGGTCGGCAAGGCGAAGGCGATGGAAATGTGCCTGACCGGGCGGATGATGGACGCCGCCGAGGCGGAGCGCGCAGGGCTGGTCAGCCGGGTGATCCCGGCCGCCGATTTGGTCGAGGAGGCGGTGAAGACCGCCGCGACGATCGCCGGCATGGCGCCGCTCGCGGTGCTGGCCAACAAGGAGATGGTCAACGCGGCGTTCGAAACCACGCTGGCGCAGGGCGTGCAGTTCGAACGGCGGCTGTTCCATGGCCTGTTCGGCACCGCCGATCAGACGGAAGGCATGGCCGCCTTCGTCGAAAAGCGTCCGGGGGCGTGGAGAGGTAAATAG
- a CDS encoding phosphotransferase has translation MAVRDAHRFDERALADWMARRVDGFAGPLRVEQFKGGQSNPTYRLSTPSRDYVLRRKPPGTLLKGAHDVLREARVLTALAATDVPVARVYGVCEDDAIIGTAFYVMAMVEGRVIWDATFPDVPRADRPRYFDAMNTTIAALHRVDPVAVGLGDYGRPGNYFARQIARWSAQYLGDGQAGRDPDMDALVEWLPANIPYGDESSIVHGDFRCDNMIFHPTEPRVLAVLDWELSTLGHPLADFAYHALMYRMPPDIVAGLAGADLAALGIPTERDYVAAYCAKTGRSAMPDYQFYVTFNFFRLAAIFHGIKGRVIRGTAASLHARERAANFPRLARLGHAAMQEGTRTAA, from the coding sequence ATGGCGGTGCGCGACGCACACCGCTTCGACGAGCGCGCGCTCGCCGACTGGATGGCCCGACGCGTCGATGGTTTCGCCGGACCGCTGCGCGTCGAACAGTTCAAGGGCGGCCAGTCCAACCCCACGTACCGGCTGTCCACGCCAAGCCGGGATTACGTGTTGCGCCGCAAACCGCCCGGCACTTTGCTGAAAGGGGCGCACGACGTGCTGCGCGAGGCGCGCGTCCTCACCGCGCTGGCCGCGACCGACGTGCCGGTCGCGCGCGTCTATGGCGTTTGCGAGGACGATGCCATCATCGGCACGGCGTTCTACGTGATGGCGATGGTCGAGGGGCGCGTCATCTGGGACGCTACCTTTCCCGACGTGCCGCGTGCTGACCGCCCCCGCTATTTCGACGCGATGAACACCACCATCGCGGCGCTCCATCGCGTCGATCCGGTCGCGGTGGGCTTGGGCGACTATGGCCGTCCGGGAAACTACTTCGCCCGCCAGATCGCCCGCTGGTCGGCGCAATATCTCGGCGACGGGCAGGCGGGGCGCGATCCGGACATGGACGCCTTGGTCGAATGGCTGCCCGCCAACATTCCCTACGGCGATGAAAGCAGCATCGTTCACGGCGATTTCCGTTGCGACAACATGATCTTCCATCCCACCGAGCCGCGAGTGCTGGCGGTTCTGGACTGGGAGCTGTCGACGCTCGGCCACCCTCTCGCCGACTTCGCCTATCATGCCCTCATGTACCGGATGCCGCCCGACATCGTCGCCGGCTTGGCCGGCGCGGATCTTGCCGCGCTCGGCATCCCGACCGAACGGGACTATGTCGCCGCCTATTGCGCCAAGACCGGGCGCTCGGCGATGCCGGACTATCAATTCTACGTCACGTTCAATTTCTTCCGGCTCGCCGCGATCTTCCACGGCATCAAGGGCCGGGTGATCCGCGGCACGGCGGCATCGCTTCACGCCCGCGAACGGGCCGCCAACTTCCCGAGGCTCGCACGACTTGGCCATGCCGCCATGCAGGAGGGCACGCGGACCGCGGCCTGA